Part of the Paenibacillus sp. JNUCC32 genome is shown below.
GAAAGCAAGACAATTCGAGCTGGTCATCGATGAGCCTCAAAGTCTCGGCGGTACGGATACCGGAATGAACCCCGTCGAAGCCTTGCTTGCTTCCTTGGGTGCATGCCAATCGATCGTAGCCCGCGTATATGCGCCGAAATTCGATGTGGTGCTCGAGGATTTCAGGGTAGACGTCGAAGGCGACTTGGATCTGGACGGATTTTTTAACCGCTCCGAGGTGCGCCCCGGATACTCCGACATTCGATATACGTTTTACATCAAGACACCATCGCCCGCCGATAAGGTGGAGTCGTTCGTGGCATTCCTGGAGAGTAAATGCCCTGTGGGAGATACGATTGCTGCGCCGGTGAATCTTAAGCTGAATCGCATCGTCATCGAAAACTGAACTCATGTACATAGAGGGATGCAAGACCTGCACACAGCAGTCCTGCATCCCTCTTTTATCTTATGCTTAAGAACTTGAGTCTACGCTGGGCTCCACCTTCCAAATTTACAATCGCGCCATCTGACCACCTTTGATCTCAAAAGGCTCGCCTTCTACGCTAATCCACACGTTTAAGGCACTGGGGTTATGGATCATTCGGCTATCTGCCGAGAAACGAAGTTGGTCCAAGGCACTGCAGTATGCATAGATCTCGGCATTCGTGGCATACCAGATATCATTCCGCCCGCCGATCATGTCCCCGAATCGATCCACGAGATCCCAATTCCGGTCGTTCTCGAACTCGTAACTGTGGCCCCACACGTACAGGATGGCCATCCTGGAGAAAATCTGCTGCATATCCACGAACTTCTCCGCGTATTCCACCATTTCTTTATGATGACAAGTCGGATGCCAACGAAGCCAATCATCCGGCTTATGAAACGAGCCATGGCTGTTTACCGTGCGAGCGTATTCCATGCCGACATATCTTAAAAGGCCGACCACTTGTTCACTGTAAGTGCCGAACGGATAACTCATTCCCTTAATGGGGTAATGA
Proteins encoded:
- a CDS encoding polysaccharide deacetylase family protein; the protein is MRIQYDRFPNGAKKALTLSFDDGREHDRKLVKKLNEYGIRGTFHLNSGTLGKDGYIDPSEVASLYRGHEVSAHTVDHPFLEQIPTEQVVEQVVEDRKTLEALVHYPIKGMSYPFGTYSEQVVGLLRYVGMEYARTVNSHGSFHKPDDWLRWHPTCHHKEMVEYAEKFVDMQQIFSRMAILYVWGHSYEFENDRNWDLVDRFGDMIGGRNDIWYATNAEIYAYCSALDQLRFSADSRMIHNPSALNVWISVEGEPFEIKGGQMARL
- a CDS encoding OsmC family protein; the encoded protein is MPNVQTFKATAQLQEGVKVITKARQFELVIDEPQSLGGTDTGMNPVEALLASLGACQSIVARVYAPKFDVVLEDFRVDVEGDLDLDGFFNRSEVRPGYSDIRYTFYIKTPSPADKVESFVAFLESKCPVGDTIAAPVNLKLNRIVIEN